One segment of Heterodontus francisci isolate sHetFra1 chromosome 28, sHetFra1.hap1, whole genome shotgun sequence DNA contains the following:
- the LOC137345207 gene encoding probable G-protein coupled receptor 139 — MGQPAILVIKDIYYPILAAVAVPVNLMTIVILSRRNCGLSNCISVYMVAMATADLLVMIINVVLYHIFSSNFPLSFLSHTPVCKFILYMAAVNLDLSIWFTVSFTFDRFVVICYQKFKIRHCTESTAVAVITTLTVLILLKNFPFLFAFEPQQIINTVQWGCRSRVAFFSSSLGKAYIWFHAAWVVWVPFALIALFNSLTIRRILVASRVRRELLHPTSDNQCDPEMVNRRKSIILLFSISGSFILLWLTAVISFAMTGLVNSNYYRGDRTNPGYIATETGTMLKFLSSCPNTFVYAVIQRKFREELKKVLKSPVKLILRTIKN, encoded by the exons ATGGGGCAACCAGCTATTCTGGTGATAAAGGATATTTACTACCCAATTCTCGCAGCTGTTGCTGTTCCAG TGAACTTGATGACAATTGTGATTCTATCCCGAAGAAACTGTGGCCTTTCTAATTGTATCTCTGTttacatggtggccatggcaacagcggatctactaGTCATGATCATCAATGTAGTATTGTACCATATTTTCAGTTCTAACTTTCCACTTTCATTTCTGTCCCACACTCCCGTGTGTAAGTTTATTCTATATATGGCTGCTGTCAACCTTGATTTGTCTATTTGGTTTACTgtctccttcacatttgaccgATTTGTAGTTATTTGCTACCAGAAGTTTAAAATAAGGCATTGTACAGAGAGTACTGCTGTTGCCGTTATAACAACGTTAACTGTTCTGATTTTATTAAAGAACTTTCCATTTTTGTTTGCTTTCGAACCCCAGCAAATAATTAACACAGTGCAGTGGGGCTGCAGGTCACGTGTAGCTTTTTTCTCTTCATCTCTCGGTAAAGCCTACATTTGGTTTCATGCGGCCTGGGTCGTTTGGGTTCCTTTTGCTTTAATTGCCTTGTTCAATTCGTTAACAATCAGACGTATTTTAGTAGCTAGCAGAGTCCGAAGGGAACTCCTGCATCCTACAAGTGACAATCAATGTGATCCAGAGATGGTGaaccgaagaaaatccatcattttattATTCAGCATAtcaggcagttttatactgttgtggctgACGGCTGTCATCAGTTTCGCAATGACTGGACTGGTAAACAGCAATTATTACCGAGGTGACCGCACAAACCCTGGATATATAGCCACAGAAACCGGAACTATGTTGAAGTTTTTGAGTTCCTGTCCAAACACATTCGTTTATGCAGTGATCCAGAGGaaatttagagaggaactgaagaaggtGCTGAAATCTCCCGTGAAATTGATACTAAGGAcgattaaaaattaa